The DNA segment GAATTCAGCCCCTCTCTTGCATAAAACTCTCCTGTATGAAAAAAAAGCTATTCAACCGAAATTGAACAAGCTTTCCAAATATCAACAGGAAAATAATGATAATCGTTCTCACTAGAACAATTATTATTGTAGCTCAAGCCGTTCGCAACTACAATACACATTAGTAAATCGTTTTTTGTTTACCCTCAGAACAATTTTCATAAAAGCTGTAAATTATACACCATGCTTGACGCGTGGCATCTAGTCGTTTGTGGTCTGTACGAGTGCAAATCGAACTGCACGGCTGATCAAGGCGGGCAGCACCGAAATATGGCTCTCGCCAGCAAATTGGCAATATTCCACGTGGAGATCCTTCCGTTGATTAGCAATCTGTGTCAACCATTCAGCCAGTCCCTTCGCATTCTCTACCATGCGGCTAGGATGCGACTGCTCCAGCTCCCCTGCCGTAATTAGCAGCTTCTGCCTTCTGGACTTGCTCGTAACATCCACCTGATCCTCCCCCTTCTCCAGCCGGGACACGAACCTATGCTCCGCTTCGGCCATAAAGGGTTTATTCCAATGAATAGAGGGACTGCCTGCCACATAAGTCTGGAACATATCCGGATGATCAAACAGGGTTTGCAATACGAAAAGCCCCCCTAGCGAATGGCCTAATATGGCCTGTCTGCCGAGATCAATCGGAAATTTACGTTCGATCTCCGGCTTTAAGTCCTGCTCGATAAATGCGGTGAATTCATCGACACCCCCGAGTTCCGGCCATGGCTTGCCCTCTGGGCCTGAAATCAGCTGATCGGGCGGCGTTGGCATCGTGTAATCGTAATAACGCGAAGCATCGAACAGCGAATCGCTCGGATAACCGATACCGATCACGACGGCGGGTGACACGCCGGTTTTCTTCTGAATTCGCGACTGAGCGCGTACGGCATCCACCATGGTGGCAAAAAGCGCGTTCCCGTCAAGCAAATAGATGATCGGATAACCTTCGGGAGGTGGAGCGTCCACGGGTTTGAACGCAAAAATACGATACTCGCGGTTCGCAGCTGTGGAGCGCATATCCCAATACTGCGTATTCGGTAATGTAAAAGGTTGATTCATATATTCCAACTTAACCTATCTCCTCTTCATTTTAATATCGTGACGACTGGCGCTATAAATCACGCACTGCTCCGACCTTTGGCTCTATAGAGCAGAAAGATAAAATACGGCACGCCAATGATCGCAATGACCACGCCTACCGGCAATTCGGACGGCGTAAAGACCGTCTTGCCGATATAATCCGCTAGCATTACCAGCAGTGCTCCCACGATGCCGCATACCGGGAGCATACGTCGATGGGCTTGGCCGACAAGTCTCCTTGCTATATGCGGGGCCATAAGACCTACGAAGCCAATGCCACCCGATACGGCGACACAGGCACTTACGATGCCGATGCTGCTTAACAGCAGTAAGGCCTTTTCTTTTTCCGAAGCCACTCCGACACTAATGACACTATCTTCATCAAGCTGAAACAAATCAAGGGTATAGGCCTTCCTCACAACTATCGGAATAAGCAGCGCGAGCCAGGGGAGCATGGCGACGATGTATTTCCAGTTCGCGCTATAAATACTGCCCATATTCCAAACGGCCGCCATTTCAAAATCACCCGGATTCATTTTCAAAGTCAAATAGAGCGAAACCGCGCTTAAGCCCGAGGCGATAGCGATACCCGTAAGCAGCAGTCGCTGCGGCTCCAGCCTGCCATTCTTCCATGAGAACATATAGATGAGTACGGCGGCCAGAAGCCCTCCCAACAGGCCAAAGATCGGCATCGCTAGAATTGAGAGCCAGCCGTCACTGCGAATCTTCCCTTGATAAAAGAAGAGAAAAATGACCATCGCCGCTCCTGCGCCGGAATTAATCCCCAAAATACCTGGATCGGCCAGTCCGTTGCGGGTAATGCTTTGAATTACGG comes from the Paenibacillus lentus genome and includes:
- a CDS encoding alpha/beta hydrolase gives rise to the protein MNQPFTLPNTQYWDMRSTAANREYRIFAFKPVDAPPPEGYPIIYLLDGNALFATMVDAVRAQSRIQKKTGVSPAVVIGIGYPSDSLFDASRYYDYTMPTPPDQLISGPEGKPWPELGGVDEFTAFIEQDLKPEIERKFPIDLGRQAILGHSLGGLFVLQTLFDHPDMFQTYVAGSPSIHWNKPFMAEAEHRFVSRLEKGEDQVDVTSKSRRQKLLITAGELEQSHPSRMVENAKGLAEWLTQIANQRKDLHVEYCQFAGESHISVLPALISRAVRFALVQTTND
- a CDS encoding FecCD family ABC transporter permease — encoded protein: MNKLTNQRFLGVLLAGLALILATIYISLTNGTFDIGIRDVVRTLLRIHPLPEHDLVIFEFRLPRIIIGLLVGAGLGVAGAVIQSITRNGLADPGILGINSGAGAAMVIFLFFYQGKIRSDGWLSILAMPIFGLLGGLLAAVLIYMFSWKNGRLEPQRLLLTGIAIASGLSAVSLYLTLKMNPGDFEMAAVWNMGSIYSANWKYIVAMLPWLALLIPIVVRKAYTLDLFQLDEDSVISVGVASEKEKALLLLSSIGIVSACVAVSGGIGFVGLMAPHIARRLVGQAHRRMLPVCGIVGALLVMLADYIGKTVFTPSELPVGVVIAIIGVPYFIFLLYRAKGRSSA